The following coding sequences lie in one Spinacia oleracea cultivar Varoflay chromosome 1, BTI_SOV_V1, whole genome shotgun sequence genomic window:
- the LOC110780131 gene encoding GDSL esterase/lipase At5g37690, which translates to MALLLRLALVSLVTLGLIKVSVSASTPTEELVTFVFGDSLTEVGNNNYLQYSLAKSNYPWYGIDYKGGQATGRFTNGRTIGDIISEKLGIQSPPPYLSLSPNDDKLLKGVNYASGGAGILNDTGLYFIQRLSFDDQINYFGNTTLAIKAKVGEAAANKLLKGAVYFVGIGSNDYVNNYLQPFMAAGQQYSHDEFVELLITTLGQQLTKLHELGARRVIFHGLGPLGCIPSQRVKSRRGVCLNQVNRWAQQFNTQVSKLVLNLNKHLKDAQFGFADTYPDVLDIITTPQAYGFKVSNTSCCNVDTAIGGLCLSNSKVCKNRKDYVFWDAFHPSDAANAVLANKLFITLFPNIATKHSTRKTLRHP; encoded by the exons ATGGCGTTACTACTAAGATTGGCGTTGGTGTCCTTGGTGACTCTAGGTCTAATAAAGGTATCAGTTTCTGCTTCAACACCAACCGAGGAGCTGGTTACATTTGTTTTTGGTGATTCCTTGACTGAAGTTGGCAATAACAACTACTTGCAATATTCTCTTGCCAAATCCAACTATCCTTGGTATGGTATTGATTACAAGGGTGGGCAAGCAACTGGAAGGTTCACTAATGGAAGAACCATTGGTGATATTATAT CTGAGAAACTCGGAATACAATCACCACCACCATATCTTTCACTTTCTCCAAACGATGATAAATTGCTCAAAGGAGTGAATTATGCATCTGGAGGAGCTGGAATTCTCAATGACACTGGCCTGTACTTC ATACAAAGATTGTCATTTGATGATCAAATTAACTACTTTGGGAACACAACGTTAGCTATCAAAGCAAAGGTAGGAGAAGCAGCTGCAAACAAACTCTTAAAAGGAGCAGTGTACTTTGTCGGAATAG GCAGCAATGATTACGTCAACAACTATTTGCAACCGTTCATGGCAGCAGGACAGCAGTATTCCCACGATGAGTTTGTGGAGCTCTTAATCACAACGTTAGGCCAACAGCTCACG AAACTCCATGAGCTGGGCGCTCGCAGGGTAATCTTCCATGGTCTAGGCCCTCTTGGCTGCATCCCATCACAGAGGGTGAAATCACGGAGAGGGGTATGCCTTAACCAAGTGAACCGATGGGCACAACAGTTCAACACTCAAGTTTCAAAGTTAGTCTTAAATTTGAACAAACACCTCAAAGACGCACAATTTGGATTTGCTGATACTTACCCAGATGTTCTTGATATCATCACAACCCCACAAGCATACG GTTTCAAGGTATCAAATACATCCTGCTGTAATGTGGATACAGCAATAGGGGGACTATGTTTGTCGAATTCCAAAGTGTGCAAAAACAGGAAGGATTATGTGTTCTGGGATGCCTTCCATCCATCAGACGCTGCTAACGCTGTACTTGCTAATAAACTCTTCATAACTCTATTTCCTAACATTGCCACAAAGCATTCTACAAGGAAGACACTACGACATCCATGA